A region from the Plasmodium chabaudi chabaudi strain AS genome assembly, chromosome: 2 genome encodes:
- a CDS encoding mRNA (N6-adenosine)-methyltransferase, putative — protein sequence MSLAREKYLKRKRELLESINIIDSNLEDKKDGRSKEKIGENKNDSQKDNKRKHEERQKYYENNKRDYEQNKSLKTSESAGNSNKNYDSLNRIEKNKTKHSTYHDRSENSSYSNTNRDDSTLNIRENKYSRNDNLGMKPPSNMNKNDNKLSTPNYRASSNVSDAHMKREISSNNQAHSRSNKNFNNISNSSNNDAQLDARYKDPLKDIPNLKNIEIYDSSILLLFTCKILLEMCEMDGGKPNNVKKMSITSVEILREIKSRNRKNIKFLKINILNNVLVHMAKNRGSEKRDYGKRDASDVVCEKYKEIRLEGSCIDIENVGINIIIKTVYINNIKKLLLRYLYKFSTTNNSMMNPNFSKNMARMEKDEIYRLGNNSNEYNINNSNMDGYNNNNMFGQREASYNSLTAENDINKNFGAQQYLPEQYPNTGREMMHINNNMVSGNEHIEGGSKINYLENLLNEPTAKEKKIKEETTNILSILEAPTVIEELRIKKFQKKNDSVKIICQHLTKKACQKHNKECDKIHFKKIISEHTDISLGDCSYLDTCRHIETCKFVHYCVDKEDKMIMNEKNEMNKEQISKKKSNYKNTESFYTIKYDDNHTYEPQWIRCDLRNFDLSIFNQYVSVVMADPPWDIHMDLPYGTMTDNEMKHLPVQLIQDEGMIFLWVTGRAMELARECLQIWGYKRVEEILWVKTNHLQRIIRTGRTGHWINHSKEHCLVGIKGNPVINRNIDCNVIVSEVRETSRKPDEIYTLIERMCPQNLKIELFGRPHNVRRNWITLGNQLNGVVLHHPQVKERYNKVAPKFNMPLCE from the coding sequence atgtcCTTAGCTAGAGAAAAATATCTTAAACGAAAAAGGGAGCTGCTTGAAAGCATAAACATTATTGACAGCAATTTAGAAGATAAGAAAGATGGTCGATCGAAGGAAAAAATTGgtgaaaacaaaaatgattCACAAAAAGATAACAAACGAAAACATGAGGAgagacaaaaatattatgaaaataacaaaagaGATTATGAACAGAATAAGAGCCTAAAAACGAGTGAATCGGCTGGGAATAGTAATAAGAATTATGATAGTTTGAACcgaatagaaaaaaataaaacaaagcACAGTACTTACCATGATAGAAGTGAAAATAGTTCGTATAGCAACACGAATCGAGATGATTCAACATTAAATATtagagaaaataaatactcTCGCAATGATAATCTTGGAATGAAGCCACCGtctaatatgaataaaaatgataacaaATTATCTACTCCGAATTATAGAGCGTCAAGCAATGTTTCCGATGCTCACATGAAAAGGGAAATTTCCTCAAATAACCAAGCACATAGCAGAAGTAACAagaattttaataatataagcaACAGTTCTAATAATGATGCTCAATTAGATGCAAGATATAAGGATCCATTAAAAGATATtccaaatttaaaaaacatcGAAATATACGATAGTtctattttgttattatttacgTGTAAAATTTTGCTAGAAATGTGCGAAATGGATGGAGGGAAGCCAAATAATGTGAAGAAAATGTCCATTACATCTGTGGAAATTTTGAGAGAAATAAAATCTAGAAAccgtaaaaatataaaatttttaaaaataaatattttaaataatgttttaGTTCACATGGCCAAAAATAGAGGTAGTGAAAAACGTGATTATGGAAAAAGGGACGCATCAGATGTGGTGTgcgaaaaatataaggaAATAAGACTAGAAGGTTCATGCATAGATATCGAAAACGTaggaataaatattattataaaaactgtatatataaataatatcaaaaaGCTGCTTCTTAGATATCTGTACAAATTTAGCACTACTAATAATTCTATGATGAACCccaatttttcaaaaaatatggccAGAATGgaaaaagatgaaatatatagattaggaaataattcaaatgaatataatattaataatagtaatatgGATGGTTATAATAACAACAATATGTTTGGCCAAAGGGAAGCATCATATAATTCTTTAACTGcagaaaatgatattaacaaaaattttGGAGCACAACAATATTTACCAGAGCAATATCCAAACACAGGAAGAGAAATGATGCAtatcaataataatatggtCAGTGGGAATGAACATATCGAAGGAGgaagtaaaataaattaccTGGAAAATTTGCTAAACGAACCTACggcaaaagaaaaaaagataaaagaAGAAACAACAAACATTTTATCTATTTTAGAAGCACCAACAGTAATTGAAGAGTTGAGAATAAAgaaatttcaaaaaaaaaatgattctgtaaaaataatatgtcaACATTTGACAAAGAAAGCATGccaaaaacataataaagaatgtgataaaattcattttaaaaaaattatatccGAGCACACAGATATATCATTAGGTGATTGCTCTTATTTAGATACTTGCAGACATATTGAAACATGCAAGTTTGTTCATTATTGTGTTGATAAGGAAgataaaatgataatgaatgaaaagaatgaaatgaataaagaacaaattagtaaaaaaaaaagtaattataaaaatacagaaagtttttatacaataaaatatgatgataatCATACATATGAACCACAATGGATAAGATGTGATTTGCGAAATTTTGATTTAAGTATATTTAATCAATATGTTAGTGTAGTAATGGCAGATCCGCCATGGGATATACATATGGACTTACCTTATGGTACTATGACAGATAATGAAATGAAGCATTTGCCTGTACAATTAATACAAGATGAAGgaatgatatttttatgggTTACAGGGCGAGCAATGGAATTGGCTCGAGAATGTTTACAAATATGGGGATATAAACGAGTAGAAGAAATATTATGGGTTAAAACAAATCATTTACAAAGAATTATTAGAACCGGTAGAACAGGACATTGGATAAATCATTCAAAAGAACATTGCTTAGTAGGAATAAAAGGAAATCCAGTGATTAATAGAAATATAGATTGTAATGTTATTGTATCTGAAGTCAGAGAAACATCTAGAAAACCTGATGAAATTTATACATTAATAGAGAGAATGTGTCCCCaaaacttaaaaatagAGCTCTTTGGAAGGCCTCATAATGTTAGGCGTAATTGGATAACCCTAGGGAATCAGCTTAACGGTGTTGTATTGCATCATCCTCAGGTAAAAGAACGATATAACAAGGTGGCAccaaaatttaatatgcCTCTGTGTGAGTAA
- a CDS encoding 1-cys peroxiredoxin, putative, whose translation MKKIILLIFSILLNVYSCFKNLAHNKPLKFVSKRWNFNSRFSYKLGESKSIDLANDIKENDLIPNVKVMVDVGNIGNVNSYGEEERKSPDDKSPFRSIDTHELFKSKRILLISLPGAFTPLCTSKMIPEYEKEYDNFIIENKFDDIYCITNNDIYVLKSWFKDMGIKKIKYISDGNSSFTESMNMLVDKSNYFMGMRPWRYVAIVENNILIKIFQENEKQHNIQTDPYDISSANHVKEFLKHNKI comes from the exons atgaaaaaaataatacttttaattttctccattttattaaatgtttattcatgttttaaaaatttagcACATAATAAGccattaaaatttgtatcCAAAAGATGGAACTTCAATAGCCGATTTTCGTACAAATTGGGGGAATCAAAAAGTATAGACTTGGCAAATgatattaaagaaaatgatttaaTTCCAAATGTAAAAGTTATG gtTGATGTTGGGAACATTGGAAATGTTAATAGTTATGGGGAAGAGGAAAGGAAGAGCCCTGATGATAAATCCCCCTTCAGATCGATTGACACCCATGAACTGTTTAAAAGTAAAAGAATTTTACTGATAAGCTTACCAGGCGCTTTTACGCCCCTATGCACATCAAAAATGATTCCAGAGTATGAGAAAgaatatgataattttattatagaaaacaaatttgatgatatatattgtataactaataatgatatatatgtattaaaaagttGGTTTAAAGATATGGGTATAAagaagataaaatatataagtgATGGTAATAGCTCATTTACTGAAAGCATGAATATGCTTGTAGACAAATCGAATTATTTTATGGGAATGAGACCATGGAGATATGTTGCCATagttgaaaataatatattaattaaaatttttcaagAAAACGAGAAGCAGCATAATATCCAAACAGATCCATATGATATATCATCTGCTAATCATGTTAAAGAATTTTTAAagcataataaaatttga
- a CDS encoding 60S ribosomal export protein NMD3, putative, translating into MIQIKKDDLFKNDNSAETNNTDKYDKEAKKVEDVEKVEETKETSIKKKTVKMVSFILDGNAKEEDSSNNNSLLKMLQKNNTNDFANSPEKKIEFKDNTNSFKYASISNNSNDKEKISLTYDKPKSDIMHDYKDCKKDSPYEIYDKREYEENDQKIKISNDLNVKQIKSILRVNGQINSLKNGSNYKDSDSSTNEGTDADGQWGEQSKSADEEPNNNERINFEQSYNESLKNYMSSSFVDMLNTLQKNKQNNTNDVDTSNQLHQIKNEDQNIINPSTNYQDKDFSNEIEPTSRRIIQCILCGDNIISNNSKMCNNCLLQSIESNSTNINRDSYLIYYCRECKRYLHNKWVFCELESKELLALCLKKVPKLKKLKILDSKFLYTEPHSKRIKIHITVQEELINNFVSEMEFILHYVIKYTQCDDCKKKYTPYTYNTCVSVRQKVDHKKTLLFLESLLLKSQMNENIINIVSNPDGLDFHFLSRTDALKFCDFILSKTMAKCKNSKHLINHDANNNTYNYLYSFSIDICPICKHDLIFFPKNFAIKYGIKSTFYLCMHVSIYIILVDPFGAANNVYISQERYNKYPFLSLLNKNDAKSFLVLNVEHISSEESSKKTNTKKENNIKKRKKKRHNRDNSDISDMGESTNANDGFNEKINKNKRKTKSIEDSESNYSELHKVIEYESSEDQSYNMSICQSSLAGTKSCKSSTRKVKLEKLSYAYVELYDESNGSTILTKSCNARHLFPGDYVNAYDLRKHSFDSDINLYLEENDNYNIIIIDKVKSKEIKKIEDELHVQNKNIETLKNVNDDEDIFNRIVHNNCLGLENLKLTSS; encoded by the coding sequence AtgattcaaataaaaaaagacgaTTTGTTCAAAAATGACAATAGTGCCGAAACGAACAATACGGACAAATATGATAAGGAAGCAAAAAAAGTAGAAGACGTAGAAAAAGTAGAAGAAACGAAAGAAAcatcaataaaaaaaaaaactgtTAAAATGGTGAGTTTTATTCTCGACGGAAATGCAAAGGAAGAGGATTCTTCCAACAATAATTCCCTATTGAAGATGctccaaaaaaataatactaatGATTTTGCAAACAGtcctgaaaaaaaaatcgaattCAAAGATAATACCAACTCATTTAAATATGCCTCTATATCTAATAACAGtaatgataaagaaaaaatttctTTAACATATGATAAACCAAAATCTGATATAATGCATGATTATAAAGATTGCAAAAAGGATTCTCCTTAcgaaatatatgataaaagagaatatgaagaaaatgatcaaaaaataaaaatttcaaaCGATCTTAATGTGaagcaaataaaaagtatattacGTGTCAACGGACAAATAaatagtttaaaaaatggaagtAATTATAAAGATAGCGATAGTAGTACTAATGAAGGAACTGATGCTGATGGGCAGTGGGGTGAGCAAAGTAAATCCGCAGATGAGGAACCAAACAATAATGAACGAATTAATTTTGAACAATCATATAATGAAAGTCTAAAAAACTACATGTCATCATCATTTGTAGATATGCTGAACACACTTCAGaaaaacaaacaaaataacACAAACGATGTTGACACTTCTAACCAATTGCATCAAATCAAAAATGAagatcaaaatataattaatccATCGACGAATTATCAAGATAAAGATTTTTCAAACGAAATAGAACCAACGAGTCGTCGAATAATCCAGTGTATCCTTTGTGgagataatataatatcaaataattcGAAAATGTGTAATAATTGCTTATTGCAAAGTATTGAAAGCAATAGTACGAACATAAACAGAGATAGTTATCTAATTTACTATTGCAGAGAATGTAAAAGGTATTTGCATAATAAATGGGTATTTTGCGAATTAGAAAGTAAAGAATTATTAGCCTTATGCTTGAAAAAAGTaccaaaattaaaaaaattaaaaattttagattcgaaatttttatatacagaACCTCACAgtaaaagaattaaaataCACATAACTGTTCAGGAAGaactaataaataattttgttagtGAAATGGAATTTATATTGCATTatgttattaaatatacacaATGCGATgattgcaaaaaaaaatatacaccctatacatataatacatgCGTATCAGTCAGACAAAAAGTAgatcataaaaaaacattattatttttagaaaGCTTACTATTAAAATCTCAAatgaatgaaaatataattaatattgtttCGAATCCAGATGGTCTAGATTTCCATTTCTTATCAAGAACAGATGCCTTAAAATTTtgtgattttattttaagtaAAACTATGgcaaaatgtaaaaattcaaaacatttaataaatcatgatgcaaataataatacttaTAATTATCTATATTCGTTTTCTATTGATATATGTCCTATTTGTAAACACgatcttatattttttcccaaAAATTTTGCTATCAAATATGGAATTAAAAGTACATTCTATCTATGTATGCATGTatctatttatatcatattaGTTGATCCATTTGGCGCAGcaaataatgtatatatatcacaagaaagatataataaataccCATTCTTATCACTACTCAATAAGAATGATGCAAAATCCTTTTTAGTGTTAAACGTCGAACATATTAGCTCGGAAGAAAGttctaaaaaaacaaatactaaaaaagaaaacaataTCAAAAAACGCAAAAAGAAACGCCACAATCGAGACAATAGTGATATTAGCGATATGGGAGAATCTACCAATGCCAATGATGGTTTTAATGAAaagataaacaaaaataaacgaaaaacaaaaagtaTTGAAGATTCGGAATCAAATTATAGCGAATTGCATAAAGTAATCGAATATGAATCTTCGGAAGATCAGTCATACAATATGAGCATTTGTCAGAGCAGTTTAGCTGGTACAAAAAGCTGTAAATCGTCTACAAGAAAAgtaaaattagaaaaactttcatatgcatatgttgAGTTATATGACGAATCTAATGGATCTActatattaacaaaatcaTGTAATGCAAGACATTTATTTCCAGGAGATTATGTTAATGCTTACGATTTAAGAAAACACTCGTTTGATAgtgatataaatttatatctcgaagaaaatgataattataatattattattatagatAAAGTTAAatcaaaagaaataaaaaaaatagaagatGAATTACACGTCCAAAACAAGAATATTGAAACAttgaaaaatgttaatGATGATGAGGACATATTCAATAGAATTGTTCATAACAACTGTTTGGGtttagaaaatttaaaacttACTTCATCCTGA
- a CDS encoding ribosome biogenesis protein BRX1, putative — MDDINDETEYIKETNVEVEHEMEKEGEHATDLVLEKKRKDHASNDDLPEPKKMPLIEEGEEDDEEEEEEEDEEEEEEEEEEDEEEEEEEDEDEEEEEEEEEEDDEEEEEEDDDEEEEEEEEEEDDEEEEEEEDDEEEEEEEEEEENEEKEEENEEEEDEEEEEGEKDETEDPYLLKDATYIKKNDLWKMRQKVLIVRSPLKKKNCQSFIDNLKLLLPHHKMESKWSKKEKKIDLSNICYSSNCSNLIFFDIKRNRHCLWICRNKTGPSLYFEILDYIPLHSLAFPGNCLLYSRPLLIFSKLFDELEHLKLIKEMFIQVFGTPKYHPLSKPFYDHCYNFYYIKDLIYFRHYQILPTTLADSNNINKQKLVEIGPQFTLHIIKIFDKFFKGNVIYENLKYKNCETPKQKKIKQNIKKKFTSIKKKKSYMNRIKFIHTPIKTDIDF, encoded by the coding sequence ATGgatgatataaatgatgaaacggaatatataaaggaGACAAATGTAGAAGTAGAGCATGAAATGGAAAAAGAAGGTGAACATGCTACTGATTTGGTTTtagagaaaaaaagaaaagaccACGCAAGCAACGATGATTTACCAGAACCAAAGAAAATGCCCTTAATCGAGGAGGGGGAAGAAGATGATGAAGAGGAGGAAGAGGAGGAGGATGAAGAGGAGGAAGAGGAGGAAGAGGAGGAGGATGAAGAGGAGGAAGAGGAGGAGGATGAAGACGAAGAAGAGGAAGAGGAGGAAGAGGAAGAAGATGATGAAGAGGAGGAAGAGGAAGACGATGATGAAGAAGAGGAAGAGGAGGAAGAGGAAGAAGATGATGAAGAGGAGGAAGAGGAAGAAGATGATGAAGAAGAGGAAGAGGAGGAAGaggaagaagaaaatgaggaaaaggaagaagaaaatgagGAAGAGGAGGATGAAGAGGAAGAAGAGGGCGAGAAAGACGAAACAGAAGACCCATATCTACTAAAAGACGCaacttatataaaaaaaaacgatttATGGAAAATGAGACAAAAGGTCCTAATCGTAAGATCAccattaaaaaagaaaaactgTCAATCATTTATTGACAATTTAAAACTATTATTACCTCATCATAAAATGGAGAGTAAATGGAGTAAAAaggagaaaaaaatagatttaagtaatatatgttatagTAGTAATTGTagtaatttaatattttttgatataaaaagaaatcgTCATTGTTTATGGATATGTAGAAATAAAACTGGCCCATCATTATACTTTGAAATATTAGATTATATACCATTACATAGCTTAGCATTCCCAGgaaattgtttattatattctcgtccacttttaatatttagcAAACTGTTTGACGAATTAGagcatttaaaattaataaaagaaatgttTATACAGGTATTTGGAACACCTAAATATCATCCACTAAGTAAACCATTTTATGATCattgttataatttttattatataaaagatttaatatattttcgcCACTATCAAATTCTACCCACAACATTAGCTGActcaaataatattaacaaacAAAAACTAGTGGAGATAGGCCCACAATTTACattacatattataaaaatttttgacaaattttttaaaggaaatgttatatatgaaaatttgaaatataaaaattgtgaaaCACCAAAACAGAAAAAgattaaacaaaatattaaaaaaaaatttactagcatcaaaaaaaagaaatcaTATATGAACAGAATTAAGTTCATTCACACCCCAATAAAAACAGACATCGATTTTTAA
- a CDS encoding dynein light chain, putative, with product MYDCTFIDIHAYYFSYRVNMEDPKCDILYEHMHHEKKTKLIRIAKEIYDNINNNKINSWRSATIELRDKIKENLDFNEKGWHIIIGQKFGFFCTHEIYNALHFKLDHIEFLIFKHG from the coding sequence atgtatgaTTGCACATTTATAGATATACATGCGTATTATTTCTCATATAGAGTAAATATGGAGGACCCCAAATGTGATATTTTGTATGAACATATGCATCATGAGAAGAAAACTAAATTAATAAGAATAGCAAAAGAGATATATgataacataaataataacaaaataaattcgTGGAGATCTGCAACAATAGAATTAAGggataaaattaaagagAATTTGgattttaatgaaaaagggTGGCATATTATTATCGGCCAAAAATTTGGATTTTTTTGTACTCATGAAATATACAACGCATTGCATTTTAAGTTGGACCATATTGAGTTTTTGATTTTCAAGCATGGATAA